The DNA window GCCCCATTCGCGTGCTCAGATCACAAGCCAGTGTTGGAGCTGTGAATTCCAATGACCAAcaccaagtaaaaaaaaacacttttatgactaaaaaaacatctgcatcCTAAAGGCACAGTAATATCTCGGTAAAGTAAAGTTAGGAAAAGTACAGAAAAGTCAATTAAATCCTAGCGGAGCGGGATGGTTAGCTTACCGTGAACCGCCTTACTTCCCCGTTGTCCACCAGGTGGTGCTCATGTTCCGGAGTTATGGCGTAGGCCAGCCTCTACAGAAAGGCGGGAAGGGAATCAATCACGTATCTTTACTCTACAAGTCATCGTCAATTACCGAACTGGATAGTCATGTTTGCTATTGATGCAACTCACAAACCATACTGCTCTGGTACTGAAAGTGTCAATAATCACATCTCCAGGATATGAAGGGGTATGTTTACTCTAAATAGCAACCAACAATCTTCCTTCAGTTTAACGTGGTGGGACCTTTTGGTGTCAGTAAAATGAATTATAAAAGAAATGGAGATGTGAATGCCTTCATCACTGTTCTGCAGTACAGACAACTCTGGAATGGCATGATGTCTGCCGgactacaaaataaatatgaactTCACAGGGTGGTTGAAGGGGCACAGAATTGAGATTTTTGCTCCAACCTAATAATGGCAACTTACATGAACCTGACTCACAGCATATAACGGTGTATTCAGATCTGGACCAGTGTTTCACTGCacccctctaatcagggacacATTAAGATCTccgacaccaggtgggtgcaattaatgatgcaaaaaaaaaaaaaacagcaagcTGCGGACGCCAGGGGCTatgatttgaatacccctgtcATTGAACGTCCCAGGGCAAAGTGCACATCTTGTGGATACAGGGATGTCAATAAAGCAGATTTATATAAAACCGACTCACATCACAGAACTTCCCAGGCAGGGTGCACATCTTGTAGATGGCGTAGAGAGGCACCATGGACATTGAGGAAATGGCCAGACACCAGCCAATCACGTTAGCCCACATAGGAAAGGTGTACGTCGCGTAGTTAGGAGGGTTGAACGTAGCAAAGCTCACGACCACCATGAACTGGGGAAACAGGGGGCGGGGTTAGGACACTCTGTCGTCTAGGACAGTCACAATACGGAACTTAAGCTAACAAATCCAAACGGCTAACTTGTTGTTACGCACATCGCTTTGGCTATACTAACCAAAAGGAAACAAGGGCTGACAAACTTCCAGCACAATctccagtacaggcctggcctCTGGCCGATCATCTCCTCAATGTCATCACTGAACCGATCCACTCCTGAAAGGAAAACGTTGAAAACGTGGCAGTTAGACAGACCGCCAGTAATCGCTAGATATGTGCATTCCATTGGACACAAAGGAATGTTTAAACCACGCCACACAGGAATCATGTAGGGTGAAACATAGTTGTGCAGTTATTTGAATAACTATGTAACTTATAACCAgtctaaaatgtgtttcatagGTCTTCACATTATTGAGGAAACAGCAGgacatttacaataaaataaaataaattaacgtAGCCCTGGCATGTTTAATACCACCAGCATCAAATCCATTTCCTCATTTATGGTTAAATCCTTGTTCTACCTTCCCTCTTTGTTCCAAGTCCCTGCCTGGGAGGTATCTCAAAGCCGGGGCTAGAAAATCAATGTGACGGGCAAATATGGGGGTTGCGAGGTGTTCAACTGGAGGGCACCTGTCTTCGGTGATGGAGCTAAGGAAAAGGCCCAGAGCAGCCTGGAGCTAGAGTAGTCTGTCGTGGGATGTCTGAGGTCACGGCGGCGGGATAGCAAGCTGACCACCCTGACCTCAGTGTCATTAGTTTTGatagacacacactcacgcaaCAAACGATTGCACACAAACCTACAACTTGACCCATTACATTGATCTAAGCAAGATCAGATCAGAGCAGCTTTCTGAGAATAACACACGTATGAACTTTGGAGTCTCTTTGCTTTTTTATGAACTTTAAAGTTGTTATGCCTGTGGCGTTTTAAGTGACAGCTGAAACGTTGCCTGTTGCTCATGCATATTACAGCCTCAAGAATTGTACAGTTATTCCAAAATACAGTACCTGGAAAAACAAGATAAATCAGAACTAGATTTGCAAAATTCCAGGAACTTTCCTTTACTTCTCTGTTTTTTCAGGAATTTTCTTTGGAGAACACAATTTATTGCTTATTAGTCTAATGATTCCAGAAATCCTCCAATCAGTTTTCttgggaaatgtattttggtaagtAGTTGGCATTAGTATAAAATTTATTCAGCCTAGCTTCCATTTTTGGTATATTATCATTAGGAGCAGATAACTAGATGCAAACTAAAAGATAAATATTTTGGATAACAAACAATGATCAACCTGACCTCATGgcatttcataaaatgttgtacGTATTTCAGAGACACTCAATTTCGTATGACATGATGAGTTATGTTAGAATAAGCTACAAATATCAGTCGTTTATTCCATTCATGTTACAAAACATATGTTACAAATTTGAAAAAGGTATGATACACTAACAAATAGCAAACAAATTATGTTATGACCTCCaagtttagggttatggttaggtaaTAAGGTTAATTTAGGTATTAGGGTTATGGTCATGGTTAGGGGTTAATGGTCAGTTTTGAGATTATGATTAGGATTAGTTTGTGATTACGTTTAGTTAAGGTTTAACGTTTGTGAAAGgctgaaaaaaacaactaaTACTTATCTCTCCATGGATTCAGACTCTCagccctttaaaaaaataagctgTGGCTTAGAATGATTTATCATCCTTGTTAAAATGTCCCCGATGTACATATATAGTATGCTACGTCTGGTCGAAACCACGCTGCCAAACTATTTCTTCAATAGTGTATTTTCATTATCAACGAACTGCTATTTTGGCCTGATCTACCGTTGTCCACTCCAAACGCCAGAACATCGAATGCCAATATGGACCAGCCACTCTGAGGGGCTGGGAACACACATCGAAGACAGGCCTTTCCTTCCTGTCATCTCGTAAGTAATGAGACGGTGTTGACCAGAGGCACAGCAGAGCCACATCCAGACTGATATCCCATCACACCTGATCACTGGGCTAATGGGACATCAGCTCGCTTGGACATGGAGAGCCTGgagtcccccccccaccccccctacAGTCCCTCCACCTCAGTggtcctcctccatcctccgtCTCTTTCTGCTTCACCCACGCATCACGCCATCCCCTCTCGGTTTACCGTAGAACCAGGCGATGCCGATGGCCTCGATAAGCACTCCGAAGAGGATTGACGTCCCGGCGGCGAAATGGTCCAGCAGAGTGAATACATAGATCCCACCctaaaggaagagaggagagggggttTGGGTTAGACAATCCCATGATCCCTAGATAAGCCGCAGGTTGTAATGTGGGACTCCAGGCAGTGTCTTGGATAAGTAACATATCAGTAAGGTTTCAGTAACGTGTCAGTAAGGTTTCagaaacatttcagtcattGCTCTTACGTTGGTGACGCAGAACAGCGAGATGAGGAAGGTGGACACGACGATGAAGAGGGTGAAGAGCTCTCGGTGTTTGTGGAGGAACTTGAACTCATCAATCAGCCCAGTaatcacagactccatgcctcCCATCTGGACACAAGACATGAGTGTCAATCAGCCATTAGGGCAGGGCTGAAGCAAAAGCCTGCATGTGCTGTAGCTCGTGTGATAAACTGATGGGGTTGTTCCACACGCTCTTTAAGAGTAAAGAATGGGTCTGATACTAGTGTTAACATGCTTCTTAAGAGTAAAGAATTGGTCTGATACTAGTGTTAACATGCTTCTTAAGAGTAAAGAATGGGTCTGATACTAGTGTTAACAGGCTTCTTAAGAGTAAAGAATGGGTCTGATACTAGTGTTAACATGCTTCTTAAGAGTAAAGAATGGGTCTGATACTAGTGTTAACATGCTTCTTAAGAGTAAAGAATGGGTCTCATACTAGTGTTAACATGCTTCTTAAGAGTAAAGAATGGGTCTCATACTAGTGTTAACATGCTTCTTAAGAGTAAAGAATGGGTCTCATACTAGTGTTAACAGGCTTTTTAAGATTGAAGAATGGGTCTCATACTAGTGTTAACATGCTTCTTAAGTGTAAAGAATGGGTCTGATACTAGTGTTAACATGCTTCTTAAGTGTAAAGAATGGGTCTGATACTAGTGTTAACATGCTTCTTAAGAGTAAAGAATGGGTCTGATACTAGTGTTAACAGGCTTCTTAAGAGTAAAGAATGGGTCTGATACTAGTGTTAACATGCTTCTTAAGAGTAAAGAATGGGTCTGATACTAGTGTTAACATGCTTCTTAAGAGTAAAGAATGGGTCTCATACTAGTGTTAACATGCTTCTTAAGAGTAAAGAATGGGTCTCATACTAGTGTTAACATGCTTCTTAAGAGTAAAGAATGGGTCTCATACTAGTGTTAACAGGCTTTTTAAGATTGAAGAATGGGTCTCATACTAGTGTTAACATGCTTCTTAAGTGTAAAGAATGGGTCTGATACTAGTGTTAACATGCTTCTTAAGTGTAAAGAATGGGTCTGATACTAGTGTTAACATGCTTCTTAAGTGTAAAGAATGGGTCTGATACTAGTGTTAACATGCTTCTTAAGTGTAAAGAATGGGTCTGATACTAGTGTTAACATGCTTTTTAAGATTGAAGAGTGGGTCTCATACTAGTGTTAACAGGCTTTTTAAGATTGAAGAGTGGGTCTCATACTAGTGTTAACAGGCTTTTTAAGATTGAAGAATGGGTCTCATACTAGTGTTAACAGGCTTTTTAAGATTGAAGAATGGGTCTCATACTAGTGTTAACAGGCTTTTTAAGATTGAAGAGTGGGTCATTGGTCTGAGCTGCTGCCTTCGGTGCCTGTGTACTGCTACAGCGTGGGTTCAAACCCAGCCCACTGCTCCTTCAGCAAAAATTCAAACCTCTAACTTTCCCGTCAGATAAAGCATTAACCGCCCCCAAAAATCTGTATTTAAAGAAATGGAACCATGTTGAGATGTACTTACAGCACTGTCAATGCCTAGAGTGAGCAGCATGATGAAGAAGATTACGGCCCAGACTGAAGAGCCAGGTAACGTAGCTATCGCCTCTGGATAGATAATAAACACCAGTCCTGGTCCTGcagtgacgcacacacacacacacacacacacacacacacacacacacacacaggtctggTTGATTGACGTTTATTCAGGCAGATGGAAGTGTTCTGCGAGGTGGATCTGTTCTCAGAAGGCAGCACATCAGCCACTAGGCTCGTCATCGATTTTGGTATTTTGCCAGCCGTTAATCTCAGTTTTAACTGATACATTTTGTGACCTCGTTGAGACGGTCCGTCGCTCTAGCATGTCTCTAATGTGCCCTTCACCACAACAGTACACAGTACAGCCACGCCAACCTGGTTTTGGAATACACCAACAGTATCCATGGGTACAGTATCCATGGGTATCCATgggtatatatacacacacacacacacacacacacactgaccatcAGTGGCAACTTTATCCAGTGGTACGTTGTGTTTCTGAGACATGTAGCCCAGAAAGGAGAAGATTACGAAGCCCGAGaagaaactggtcagagagttGATTGAGCTGGTGATGATGGCATCTCTGGAAGACAGGAGGATAAGATTCTGTTAGGAACTGTCACTGGCAAGACTTTtgccccacccccacacacacgcacacacatgcacacgcacacatacacacacacacacacacgtgttcaACGCCTCCACACTTCACCAGCTGTCTCTTGTTTATTTGACTCTTCCTCAGATTCTATCTGTCAGTAGAAGAAGTAGCAATAATACTAGTATCATCCACTCTCATGAACAAAggacaacatttgtatttttcataaaGCATTAGAAGTTTGCAAAAATGTCTTGATTTGATTCGCCCTAAATACAAAAATCTGCATAATAAAGAATATTCCCTTCTGCTGCTGGACTATTTCCCAGTTGTGAGCCTGAATTAGGTTATGAGGATTTACATTTATGATGATTAGGTTATGATGATTTAGGTTATGATGATTTACAAAGCCTCTGAAGTGCAGTCTGCTGTATTTCGTTACTACAGAAGATTTGTCTAATCTTCTTCATTTATTGAAgtcatgtattttacattttcaatttcttGGTGATCAATTTGCAATTACGGCCTTACTGCAGCAACTCCCAAGTAAGTTTGGAACATTTAAAGATAAAGACTTGTGTACTTTGACACATATCCCACTAACCCATTGTTTGTTCATTAGCCAACAACCACAATAGAACATTGTGGGATCCACCACataaggagtcgctagagcatGGAGAAGCAAGGTCGCCCGGCCCAACATCCTACCATCCCGAAAAAGGGGTTAGCCAATTTGCCCTATCCTCTGAGGAAACCCACACGCTGTCCATATGCTACGAGCGGGATTCAAACTATCACACTGTGTCACTCTGGGTAACAGCTTCTGCCAAATCACTAATGTGTAAAATCCAATTCAATTCTGAGTAAAACCACAACATTAATTATAAAGCATGTAGGAAGTATAACTATGCTAATAAACTGAGAGGACACTGGAGGCATTTGGAGAACAGACTGTGGCTGTGTAGGAAATGGCACACTTTATATTATTGCACTGCATAATACCTCTGaccctgtgtgttgtgtcaaCAGTAGGCTGTTTCTGAAGATTCATGAACATTGTTAACCTCTAAGGAACAGATCGGCACAAAAGCCATAGGTGGTCTGCAAGGGCTTTAAAGGCATTGTCATTCAATTGATCACCAGcagctcctctcctctgtcGCAGCTTGTAAGGTCAATCACAGCTTGTCTGCTCTGTCACAGCTTGTAAGGTCAATCACAGCTTGTACACTCTAACACAGCTTGTAAGGTCAATGACAGCTTGTACACTCTAACACAGCTTGTAAGGTCAATCACAGCTTGTCTGCTCTGTCACAGCTTGTAAGGTCAATCACAGCTTGTACACTCTAACACAGCTTGTAAGGTCAATCACAGCTTGTACACTCTAACACAGCTTGTAAGGTCAATCACAGCTCATCTCCTCTGTCACAGCTTGTAAGGTCAATCACAGCTTGTACACTCTAACACAGCTTGTAAGGTCAATCACAGCTTGTACGCTCTATCAGTCTTTCAATTAGAGGCTATCATCGGAGACTAAAAAAGTCCAACAAActgaatggcaccctattccctatatagcgGACTTGTTTTAACCGGAGCCCCATGAgacctggtcagaagtagtgtactaaaCAGTGAATAGGCAGCCATTCGGGACACATACAGGGTGGCATGGGCTCCTTGCTCACCTGTAGCAGTTGTTGCTGAATTTGTTGTAGCTGGAGAACGCTATTAGCACACCAAACCCCACTCCCAAAGAGAAGCAGATCTGAGTGGCAGCTTCTATCCAGACCTACAAAACAGACGCCGAGGGCCGGAGAACAAAAGACACAGGGAAAGGCTGTTATTAGAGATAATTGCAGGAAACTCATTCAACAGAAAGATGAAAGACACTTGTGAATACGGGGGGTAATTTGGCAAATTGCTCCTGCATGTATGTGTCTAATCTAATACTCAAATTGCTGCTTTGAGTCCGAAGCTGCAGTGTGTAGCTGCTGGAGGAGAACCTGCCGGAGAGTCTTACAGCACACACTGTACTTATGACAGCAAATGATAAGGATATTCCTGATATAGATTTCAGCGGTTGGGATTTAATGGGTAATGAAATATTAActtgtgtctctaaccacttaTATTTAATGGACTGAAAGACTGCCAAAGGCAttaaaatacagaaacaaacaaccTGTAACTCTCTCGCGTAGGCATGAAAGCCAAGTGAGTATAagtacctgcacacacacacacacacacacacacacaaacacacacaggagagggCACATACACAAAGAGCCGaggacacacaccacacacacaaaacaccaatCTGGGAGTAATTAGTTCACAATTGTCAATTATTGTATTCTGAGGAGAGGATTCATCTTTTCCCATAAGTCTTTTGTCATTCTGGCCTggctgcatacacacacacacatatactacacacacacacaaacacacacataccgtacacacacacacacaaacacacacataccgtacacacacacacaaacacacacatacagtacacacatacagtacaaacacaaactcacacacactgtacagtgaatacacacacatacacctacagtgcacacacacaaacacatgcacatacagtatacacatacaaacacagacatgcagtgcgtacacacacgcacccacacacacatctctcagTGGGATAAATTACAACTGGAGTTTTGGAAAGTACAAAGCAGTTTTTTCACTACATTCTTCaagaaaataatgttatttttaccCAAACATTGACCCTGATAACCAAATGTACTGGCTGCATTTCAAATACCTAACTGAAATATTGCACATTAcatgtgtgtactgtacatatgtgtgtttgtgtactgtatgtgtgtgtttgtatgcagcCAGGGCAGAATGACAAAAGCCTTATGGGACAATATGAAGCAGCTCCTCAGAATACAATTATTGCCAATTGTGAACTAATTACTCCCAAATTGGTGTTTtgtgatgtgtggtgtgtgtgtgtgtgctctcgcctgtgtgtgcatgtgttcccgcctgtgtgtgagggtttgtgtgtgtgtgtgagggtgtgtgtgagggtgtgtgtgtgtgtgtgtgtgtgagggtgtgtgtgagggtgtgtgtgtgtgtgtgagggtgtgtgccCTCGCTGTCACGGCACGGggaaggcaggacacaaggcgcAGAGCAGTGGAAGGGAATCACTCCTTTTAACTGTTCTTTccagcaacaaaaacaacataaggAGAGATACATCACGAACTGTAGCATGACTAGCataaacaatgaccgacaaactAAAGATTAGGAGccacataaatagggtccccaatcgGAGACATCAAGGTCCAGCTGCCTCTGCACGGACCTGACacttgcctgtgtgtgtgtgtgtgtgtgtgtgtgtgtgtgcgcgcgtgtgtttgtTCTCAGCAGTGAATGCTTCCTTGTCACAATGTCATGATTGTATATGtgatgtataataataattgtgtggTCTGGTTTGATTAATATGAGGAATTTATATTAGTTATAGTTTATGTACCGAACAAAACAGGTAGAATTCATTTTACGGGGGGGGTATTTAATTTACAGTGATTTTCCATTTAATTgtgttaactttttttttctcccatttCAGATTGGATGTGTAACATGTTGCTCATGTGTACTACTTTTCCAGGACCCAAATTGGAATCAATAGCGCCATTATTACAACAAGTTGCCAGAAATcctcaaatatttattttagtatgAAAACTGGGTAGTTATTCTCACCTGTGCAAcacccacctccaccccccccccccaccaaacacacaaacctcctCATGCTCCCCTCCCAGCCTCACCTGTGCCTCACAGAGTCTCAGAAAGTCGACGCTGAGGTAGGCTTTGATGCCATCAATGGCCCCAGGGAGGGTGACACCACGGAGAAGCAGCACTGTCAGGACCAGGTATGGCATGGTGGCTGTGATCCACACGACCTGCAGcacagagacaggaagtgagaTGCCCGGCAATGGCTcctgttatggacatttttaactaaggtacattttcTAATGTCTATTTTCTATGATTGTGacaaacatgtctgtataatatcagaggattactaggtactctgaccatgtgttctcctgcctagaccaagaagggtatcagtcctttgtttcttaggaatgtggtccttgggggaaagtaaggtcagttggcctgtTCAGTTAAACACAACAggaaacattatggcaggaaggataaggtggggggacagccctccctttgggtaaaacctatgtgacacaagacagatgggcagcatcttaccacacccagttttccactataagtattgttgattgtcctgtattaagttagagactcctcagatgattatcctgtaaagtgtttgacgcatctctctatttgcaaattaacttttaattgtgccaagagcattttgtctctgtacttactcctagAAGAGTgccgatcgatggaattaccagcTCACTCCCCCACACAGGGCCACGGCGCTCCCCTCACCTGCCCACGGTTCCCCAACACAGGACCACGGTGTTCTCCTCACCCACCCACGGCGGTCCCCACGCCCACCCACGGCGCTACCAGTGCCCACCCATGGCGCTCCCCGCACGCACCTGCCATGTCTTTGGGGTCAACAAATAAATCCtatatattttatgaagccctttttacatcagcaggtgtcagaaagtgcttttacagaaccTCAGCCTAAAACTCCCAAGAGCAAGCAATGAAAGTTAATGCACATTGGATAGGAACCAGTAGGTGCATATTCTGTACATCTCAAAGGAAAATATATAACATCAATGCAGTACATGTTGGTTGGTTTGGTGCAGATTTAAAGGAATACCTATTTTATCATTTTGTTATACCTATTTTATCACTTGTTTTCATTTCACCACTATTACACCAATCAACTGAGGaccaattctcattttcagTGACCACCTGGCCATCGTCATATGGTTTAAAAAGGACAGGAATACACACATTTCAACTGAATAATGTTGAAGTATAACAACTTTTTTAAAGACATACACAGATACATTTTGTGCTCAGCAGCTACACTGACAGGATAGCAGCTTGGTCAGAGTGTGACGAAAGTTTAAGAGTCAAGTGCAATTCAACCTAGTCACTGTCAGAGAATAATTGAAATTGACGACAACCACAGGAAATAAAGGCTTTATGAGTGACCTTTGAGATATCTATCAGAGCACAGGTTACTGCTGGAATAGCAGAAAGAGAGCGGTAAACTGAGTGTATCAGACTGTAAAGGTTACAGCGATGAGTGTTAAACGCCCTGAAGAAAACAG is part of the Esox lucius isolate fEsoLuc1 chromosome 16, fEsoLuc1.pri, whole genome shotgun sequence genome and encodes:
- the slc6a3 gene encoding sodium-dependent dopamine transporter, with the protein product MEQPVLKARSPTGQTGSAVPTAKQPSSNTSDTTGPKEVELILVKEHNGVQFTASTLANQAGRSHAPGPSHGHTPLPGEERETWGKKIDFLLSVIGFAVDLANVWRFPYLCYKNGGGAFLVPYMFFMVIAGMPLFYMELALGQYNREGAAGVWKICPIFKGVGFTVILISLYVGFYYNVIIAWALFYLFSSFTGDLPWVHCNNTWNSPNCSDLWAFNTSLNDSHKSTPAAEYFERGVLHLQDSEGIADLGLPRWQLTSCLGVVIVVLYFSLWKGVKTSGKVVWITATMPYLVLTVLLLRGVTLPGAIDGIKAYLSVDFLRLCEAQVWIEAATQICFSLGVGFGVLIAFSSYNKFSNNCYRDAIITSSINSLTSFFSGFVIFSFLGYMSQKHNVPLDKVATDGPGLVFIIYPEAIATLPGSSVWAVIFFIMLLTLGIDSAMGGMESVITGLIDEFKFLHKHRELFTLFIVVSTFLISLFCVTNGGIYVFTLLDHFAAGTSILFGVLIEAIGIAWFYGVDRFSDDIEEMIGQRPGLYWRLCWKFVSPCFLLFMVVVSFATFNPPNYATYTFPMWANVIGWCLAISSMSMVPLYAIYKMCTLPGKFCDRLAYAITPEHEHHLVDNGEVRRFTLQHWLVI